A single genomic interval of Sceloporus undulatus isolate JIND9_A2432 ecotype Alabama chromosome 2, SceUnd_v1.1, whole genome shotgun sequence harbors:
- the PSMB9 gene encoding proteasome subunit beta type-9, whose amino-acid sequence MDHRRMQKISLGTTIMAVEFDGGVVVGSDSRVSAGESVVNRVFNKLEPLHHRIYCALSGSAADAQAIADMVNYQLELHSLDMDESPLVLAAATLVKNISYKYKEELSAHLMVAGWDPRKGGQVYGTLGGMLTQQPFAIGGSGSTYIYGYVDSAYKPGMDQEECLQFTKNAIALAMVRDGSSGGVIYLVTITKDGVKEEVVVGENIPKFYDE is encoded by the exons ACAACCATCATGGCTGTGGAGTTTGACGGAGGTGTTGTGGTGGGCTCTGACTCACGAGTCTCTGCAGG GGAGTCCGTGGTGAACCGGGTCTTCAACAAGCTCGAGCCCCTCCATCACCGGATCTACTGCGCACTCTCTGGGTCGGCAGCTGATGCCCAGGCGATTGCGGACATGGTGAACTACCAGCTGGAGCTCCACAG TTTGGACATGGATGAGTCGCCCCTGGTCTTGGCTGCAGCCACGTTGGTGAAAAATATCAGCTACAAATACAAAGAGGAGCTCTCAGCTCACTTGATGGTGGCAGGATGGGACCCCAGGAAAGGTGGGCAG GTCTATGGGACACTAGGAGGGATGCTCACCCAGCAGCCCTTTGCCATTGGGGGATCTGGGAGCACCTATATTTATGGTTACGTTGACTCTGCCTACAAACCTGGGATGGACCAAGAAGAATGTCTACAGTTCACCAAAAATG ctATTGCCTTGGCCATGGTCCGGGACGGTTCCAGCGGAGGTGTCATTTACCTTGTCACCATCACCAAAGATGGCGTCAAGGAAGAAGTGGTTGTGGGGGAGAACATCCCCAAATTCTATGATGAATGA